A segment of the Pseudobacteroides sp. genome:
CCTTGGGTCTTCAATTACAGTAAGCTTTCCCGATAAATCAATATAAGGGGCATATGGAAAGGTCCTGCACGACAGTGGCCGACGCTTTCTTATGCATGAGCCATTGCATACTGCAAAAAGTATATGTGAGTCACCAAAAGGCTCCTTCCTTATATCTAGAAAATCGGAGGCCTGATGCATCATCTCCTCCCCAGGGTATAGATGCATACCGCTGTCGTTATCGCCGGAGCAGCACTTTTTATCACACACAAGGCCGCAGTCAAATTTTAATGGCGTAGAGCTTTCAAGTATCCTGTATGCCTTTTTATATAGTAATTTTTTGTTCATATTGGGTCTCCTGAAGTTTTAATAATATTATAGTACCACATAAATTGGAATACGCTATTGACTATCGTGGTTTTATATGTGATATTTTATATAAAATTTGTTTTAAAATAAGATCATAAACACATTTAATATAACAAAGAAGGCGGCTGTGGAATGGAAATTAGATATTTAAGCAAAAATGAATATACAAATTACATGAGACTTGTATTCAGCATATATAAGGGCAATAAATATTTCAAAGACACAAACGCGTCAATAATTAAAGAGTTCTTTTCAGGCAAATCCCACTTTTGCCGGAATGCAAGAATCAGTCCTGTTATGGTTATGAATGAAGGCACGCCATTAGCATGCTGTATATTTGTTATACATAATTCTTGCAGGCATATCCTCCAAATAGCCTTCTTTGAAGCTATGCCCAATTGCCGGAAGGCGGTCGACCTCTTAATGTCAGAGGCAAAATCCATATGTCAGAATGAAGGTGCCGGAAAAATAATAATAGGAATAAACGGACATGTCAATTATGGGCTGGGAATTCTCTCCGATAACTTTGACAAAACTGTCAGCTTTGGATCAAATTATGGGTGTAAATATTATCATGACTATTTTCTTGACTATAATCCCGTTACACATAATTTAAATTCATATACATGGGATATGAATACCTTTAACATGGAACGTGAACGAAAAATCCTCGAAAGAGTCAACAGAAGATACACATTCCGTCTTGCGGATCTTAGCAAATTAAAAAAGGAAATAGAGATTTTTACCGACATAAACAATAAGAGCTTTGAAGATGATTTGTTTTATACTCCACGTGATCCAAAGGAGGACTATGAACTATTCAAGAACTTATCCTACTTTCTAAAGGGTGAAAATCTCATTTTTGCTGAAGATAATGGAAAGCCCATAGGATTAATATTATGGTATCCCGATTACAACGAAATGGTAAAGCTCGGCAAATCTATAGGTGCCGCTGCTTTTTTAAACTTTAGGCTGCTTAAGCCTAAAATAAGCAAGTTAAAGCTATCCGAAATCGCGGTTTTGCCCCAATACCATGGGACCGGAGTTATTGCTGGCCTCTTTTATAAAGCATTGGAAAAGTCTAAAGGCAAATATGAATACGGAGAATCCAGTTGGGTAATCCAAGATAATTCCAAGTCGGATTTTTTGTGTAAGAAGCTTGCTCAT
Coding sequences within it:
- a CDS encoding GNAT family N-acetyltransferase, whose protein sequence is MEIRYLSKNEYTNYMRLVFSIYKGNKYFKDTNASIIKEFFSGKSHFCRNARISPVMVMNEGTPLACCIFVIHNSCRHILQIAFFEAMPNCRKAVDLLMSEAKSICQNEGAGKIIIGINGHVNYGLGILSDNFDKTVSFGSNYGCKYYHDYFLDYNPVTHNLNSYTWDMNTFNMERERKILERVNRRYTFRLADLSKLKKEIEIFTDINNKSFEDDLFYTPRDPKEDYELFKNLSYFLKGENLIFAEDNGKPIGLILWYPDYNEMVKLGKSIGAAAFLNFRLLKPKISKLKLSEIAVLPQYHGTGVIAGLFYKALEKSKGKYEYGESSWVIQDNSKSDFLCKKLAHSEYKHYKVYEINDL